The Leptospira sp. WS60.C2 genome includes the window TCCAAGGCGATCATCCCTTTGGGTATTTAAAATGTGAATCTGGTGTGCATCGATTGGTGCGAATCTCTCCATTTGATTCCAATAAACGAAGGCATACATCCTTTGCTTCTGTGTACGTAACACCAGAAGTGGATGATGATATCCAAGTGAATATCGAAGAAAAAGACTTACGTGTCGATGTGTATCGTTCTTCTGGAGCAGGTGGTCAGCACGTGAACACAACTGACTCAGCGGTTCGGATCACACACATTCCGACAGGAATTGTTGTTTCTTGTCAGATGGAACGATCCCAAATCAAAAACCGTGACACTGCGATGAAGATGTTAAAAGCACGTCTTTATGAGATGGAAAAACAAAAAGTAGAAGAAGAAAACGCCAAAAAAGCTGGGGAAAAACGAGACATTGCTTGGGGTTCACAAATTCGAAGTTATGTGTTCCATCCATACAACTTGGTGAAAGATCACAGAACAGATTTTGAAACGGGGAATGTTCATGCTGTGATGGATGGTGACCTCGAAGATTTTATCATTGCTTATTTAAAATACCTGACAAACCAGAAGGCAAACGCTAAAGTATAACCCATGTCTGTGAAACAGGATATTTCCGGCACTTTAAGGAAAATCCAAAAGGAAATCCAACAACTTCCGAATATTACGGATCGTTTGAATTTCATTTTGGATATGACCCTCACTCTGTTTGGTGCCTCAACAGGAAGTATCTCCATTATGGACCAAGAAGAAAAGGTACTTACCATCGTTGCCGCCAAAGGTATGGATTGGGAGAAAAAAATTGCAGCGAAACTTCCCTTTAACTTAGGTGTGACAGGTCGAGCAGCTTCCACAAGAGAAATCATCTATGTTCCAGATGTTACTTTAGATAAAGACTATGTAAAACTCATTGAGACAGTTCGCTCTGAACTCGCCATTCCGCTTCTCACTAGAGATTCAACGGTGGGGGTTCTCAATTTAGAATCAGACAAGGTAAACTTTTTTTCACCAGACATCATCAACCAAGCTACATTATTTGCATCTCAGTTAACAATTGTTATTTTAGAAGAAAGAATTGCAAAAGAAGCATTTGAGAAATCAAAACGAGAAGAAGACCCAGTAGAAGAGATTTTAGGATATGATCCCAGTATTTTATTTTTAAAACATAGAATTCGGCAAGTAGGTCCTTCTGAGATTTCCGTTATGCTCATCGGTGAAGAGGGCTCAGGAAAGAAGTTGGTCGCAAAAGCACTCCATTATATCTCTCAGCGAAAAAGTGCACCATTCCACACAGTAGATTGTTCGGGACTCAGTTACGAATTATTAGAAGCAGAACTTTTTGGAAGTTTTAGTGGTAAAATATTCAATCCAGGTAAATTGGAACAAACAAACGGTGGTTCGTTGTACATTGAATCCATCGGAGACCTACCACCTAATCTACAAACGAAACTCTTTCAAACCTTACGTGACAAAACGATTCCCAATCCCACATCCAAAAAAAAAGAAGAAGTTTTAAACATCAGAATTTTCACAGGAAGTAAACGGGATCTTTTGGAAGACATCCAAAAAGAAACCTTTTCAATGGATTTATATTATCGCCTAGCAGAAGTTCCATTAAGAGTGCCACCTTTACGAGAAAGAAGAGGGGACATACCGCTACTTGCTCATCATTATCTCTACCAATACAACAAACAGTATGGAAGAAATAAATCCTTCTCTACTGAAGCATTGAAAGCTTTAACTGGTATGCCATGGAGTGGAAATGTAAGACAGTTACAAAGTGTCATCCAATATGCCGTCCTTGTCCCTCAAGAAACGGTTCTAGAACCTTATTCATTCCAGCAGGATGGGAAACGCGAAGAAGAAAACCGTGGAAAAGTTTCAGGATTTGGCCAGGGAACCGAAATTCTCACTCCAAGTGAGAACTTATCATTGAACTTAGCCATTGAAAAACTAGAGGCCGTTTGGATCAGGGAAGCCTTCCAAAGAGCAAATACACAGGAAGAAGCCGCAAAACTTCTAGGCATTAGCCGTGGTTCTTTGCAATATAAGATCAAAAATAATCAATTTCTGGACGGTTTCAGCACCTAATCCTAAGAAAAGAATGGATCGAAGAACGTATTTGGTCGATACTACTAGAAAGGAGCTTCGAAGTGGCAGAAAGTTATTACCGTACCATCAATGGTAAACATTATGACAATGAATTGTTAGAAATCGTTGAGAAGGCCACAAAACGTAGTAAAGCTCCTATTGGCAAAAACGTTGCAAAAACTTTATTCGATGCCATCAAAGATGGTGGCGATTACACCGATGTAGAAAAACGTACGGTCAAACACATTCGCGACAATTTTAAATTTTCTCCAGAAGCGGATGAATACTTAAGATCTGAAATTCGTAAATGGGCAGCTAAAATTTCTGTTCCTGCAGCGAAGAAAAAATCACAATCCAAATCAACCAATTCCAAAGAAACAATATCCAAATCAAAACAAACACGCACAAAAAAAACATCCATCACTGTGGATGAGTCGGAATCTTCATTTATGGAGATGTATGATTCTAGAGAAGAGTCTAATTATGAGGTCGCACCGACCCCAGAATACAATGAACTCGTTGCGCTTAATAAATTTCAAATCACTCAGAAACAAAATCAATTTGGTAAATACATTCTATTCGGACTTTTCGTTTTATTTTTAATCATTTTGCTTTTCTTTGGTGTTCGTAGTTGCAATCGAAGTTCCTCGTCGAACGGTTCGATCCAAGGTTCTGAAACTTCACAAGGTCAGGAATCTAACTCTCGTTCCTTAGAAAGAGTTACATTAAAAACTGGAACTGTTTCCAATCGTTTTGATTCTAGAGTCAAAGCCATTCGTTATATCAACGATTTACAAATTCGATTCATCAAACAAAGTATGGTCACCGAAGAAGAGGCTTCCAATAAAATTGCCACTTTGGCGGAAGCTCTCAAATCCTATCCTGGAATTAAAATTCGAGTAAAGGGTCATACTTGTTTTATTGGTGAGATGGATGAGAATAAGATTTTATCTGATGAACGTGCTAGGTTTATTTATGATGAACTCGTGAAAAACGGTGTAAACCAGAACCAGCTCGACTATCGAGGGTTTGGTGAAACCGCCGAAATTGATACCAACTTAACGGAAGCTGGTCGTATCAAAAATAGACGAGTTGATTTTACAGTTCTCTCGGTAAATCCTAAAGATTAGCTGATAATCGATATAAAGATTTAGCGAGCATCCGTTTGGTTGTCTGAACGGACTCATACAATCCTTCGTATAATAATAAAGATTTTTTGGCTACACCCAGTTGAGCATTCTCTTTTTCTTCTAAGCTCAAATGATCATCATACCCTTCTGTGATGGTGAGAATGACTCTTTGGATTCCCAGACTTAAAATTTCGTTTAAACCTTTCTTTTGAGAAACAGCTTCGTCTATTACATCCATTTGTTTGATATCTTCTGAGAAAGTTTTGGGATTGATTTGGTTCTTTTGGATTTGTTGGTAAATCCTCTGGGAAACCGTGAGACCTTGTCTTACTAAGATCATAAATTCCTTCAGTGATGTAATTGTATTTTGGATCTCTTTTTTGAGTAAACTTTGATCAAAGAAAGAATGATCCTGATGCAATTGTGTTCGAATTCTATTTTTAACTTCTTTTACAAATTCGATTTGTTTTGAGAGGATGTTTTGCTCTAAAGAAAATTCTTTATCAAATGTGGAATGTTCCATCCCTTCAATTCTAGCACCAAACTTAGTTAAATTGACCCAAGGGTTCTCTTTTGTATGATCCTCAAACCATTTTTTGAAAATTAACATTTTTTCATTTGTGATGTAAGATTCGTTTCCATTTCCAAGAACTTGTTTTTGCGGGAGAGCAAATAATTGTTTGTAATTGTGTTTTTCTCGTCGAAACTTTCGTGATTCAAGATAGTTGAGTCTTTCTTCGAGAATGGCTCCTTTCGAGTGAGCAAGACCCTTCGTAAAACTTAAGTCTTGTCCAACTAAATACACTTTCTTTGCACCCATGAGTGTTCCAAGACTTGCCGCATTTGTCGAAACGGATCCACCAAAAGGAACAGAACCAATTTCTTGCGAAGCAGTTTTTTCCAATACTTGTAACAAAGGAAAGGGAGAAGAGGTTACAAAACCTTTGTTTGGCCCCTTTTGCAATCGTAAGCTAAGATACGTGGAAGTCGGATCAAAAATCAAAATTCCTTCGCCCTGGTAGTCTTCTATGTATTGGCTATTGAGAGCTTGCGGATCCACTGAATATATCAGATCAGGATCCACTCCAAAGGAGGTTAAAATAGGAACCGCAGTGTCAACTGCCAAAAGCAAAAATTGATTTCGGTATTTCTTAATTTCTAAGATAGACTCAGACAAACTGGGTCCAGCGCAAGCAACGACGACTGGAATGTCAGAGGCAATTCCAAACAAATCAGAAACAGGTCGAAACTGAGACAATTCTGGTAAATTATAACAAATGTTTTTTGCCCAAATTTTTTCAAATCGAGTGAGAGTGGCAAGGTTTACATCTTTCTTATGAAACATTTGTTCGGCGATGAGCTTCAGTCTATGGTATTCTGTTTCTTTCCATTGCCAGGAACCTCTGTGAGGAACAAAACTGATCGGATGAGTTCCTTTTCCTTTGACTGCTTCGGACAGTTGGTCTTCCAAGTGATCGCCTGTCACTAGCACAAGTTTTTCAGATAACAGAGCTTCCGAAAAATCAAACTTACGAAAGGCTTCTAAAATCAAAAATGGAAAAGGTTCCATCCAAATGATGGATACTTTTGGTCTTTCTAATAAAAAAGGTATAATATATCCAATTCCTGCACCAAATAACAAATAGATTCGTTCCGTTCCATCATGTGGAAGTTCAGAAACAAATCGTAAGGCTTCTTTCTTCGGATCAAATTGACTGTGAATCCAAACACCATCAACTTGAATTGTATCATCCCCTGTTTTGGATAACACTCGTTTGTAATGAGTTCCTTCCGAAAAAGAATTTTCATTTTGAATCCATTCTGATACTTGCGAAGGTATGCTTGCTAAATTTTTGGAAAGAAAGGATTCGTTCACTTATGGTTCCAAGACAATTTTTACATTGGTATTTGGTGAAAGATTTGTATTTGCTTTCGGATCTTGTGATTTAACAAATCCAGATCCTTCTAAACTATAATTCACTTTTAGTTGTTTCAAAACTTGGATCACTTCAGACGCGGTAAGCCCAGCCAAGTCAGGCATTTGTTTTGGATCTACTTTATAGATTTTGTTCTTTTGATTTTGTAATCTGTATACCAATGCTTTTTCACTTCGTTCGACAATCGGAATGATACTCTCTACTACCTCACGAAACACGGGAGCAGCAATTCCTCCTCCAGTGTGAGACTCTCCACCAGGTTCATCAAAAACAATGAGACCAACATACTTTGGTTTTTCGGCTGGAAAAAATCCAAGAAAACTTGCAGTGAATAAACCTGCTTGATATCCTTCCCCTGCCTTTGCTTTTTGTGATGTTCCTGTTTTCCCTGCAATGAAGTAGTTTTCTAAATATGCTTTTTTCCCAGTTCCTTGAGACACTGCTTTCCCCATCGCATTCAGCGTTTTCGAGGCAGCACCTGGTTTAATGCCAATTAACTCTGATTTGGTGGAGAATTCATGAACCAATTCTCCATATGAATTTGTGATTTGAGAAACAACAGATGGCTCAAATAAAATCCCTCCATTTACGACGGCCGCCGCGGCTGTGATCAGTTGGATGGGTGTCACGGATACTCCTTGTCCAATGGATAAAAAGTAAGGTGTACTTTTATTCCATTTATTTTGTGGAGGAAGGTATCCTTTCGCTTCATGAATGGAAAAATTAGTTCTTTTTCCAAATTTGAAACTATCCAAATAACGATAGTAAGTTGCTTCATCTATTTTTTGAGCAGCTTTGATGATTCCGACATTACAAGAATATTGAAGGATTTCGTCCAAATTTAAATGACCATGGTTATCGGTGCATCGAATCACAGTTTTCCCAATTTCTATATAACCAGGGCAATGGAATCTTTCTCCGGGCAAAATTTTACCTTCGTTTAAGAGCATAAGAGCCACAAAAATTTTCATTGTGGAACCAGGTTCATACACATGGCGGATCGGCCAATTGGTGTGAGACTCAATCGGAAAGTCTTGAAAATGATTGGGGTCAAACGTAGGGAACGAAGCCATAGCCAGGATTTTACCAGTTTCTGTGTCCATGATCATCCCGATTCCACGTTTGGATGCAGTTTGTTGGAAAGCTTTTTGTAAGGATTTTTCTAATCTGTATTGAATAATGCTATCAATTGTTAGATGAACATTATTTCCTTTTGTAGATTCAGCATCAGGTGTGGATAGAAGCTCTAAGTTATACAACATCTCTATCCCGGAAAGTGCCTTGTCATCATCGTAACCAGTAAATCCAAGTAAACTTGCAGCTAGACTTCCTTGCGGGTAAATTCGTTTGTATTCTTTTTCGACTCTGACGCCTGGTAACGAGAGTGCTTTGATTTTTTCAGCTTTCGATAATTCGATTTCTCGTTTTAATAAGAAATAATTTTGTTTGTCTCTTATGATTTCTGTTAGTTTGTTTGTTGGTATTCCAAGGACTGGACTTAACTCTTGAGCGGTGAGATCTGGATCATAAATATTGGATGGATCAATTCCAACGGTTCCTGATTCTCTGGAGATCGCAAGTTCAATCCCTCGGCGATCATAAATGGTTCCTCGTTGAACAAACTTACTTGCTTTTAAGTTGATGATGTTTTCATTAAAGTAGGTGAGATACACCACACGAAAAAACAAAACGACAAATAATGATAAGATAAAATAAAAAATATACTTAAAGCGAAGTTTGTATTCTGTCATCGTTAAAAATAAAAGATTACCTTTCCTTTGATTTTTTCAACAGGCACAAGCCCAAAGGATCTTGAATCAGTGGAATACTGTCGGTTGTCTCCCAGCAACAAATAATATCCTGGTGGAATTCTACCTTGTTTGTCCATGGCAAGGAAGGGAGAGTGGTGTCGATTTAAGAAGACAGAGGTAGATGGTTCACTTGTGTAAGTTCCATTTGGAAGATAATTTTCTATTAACTCTGTTGAATCGATGAGCACTCGACCTGCTTGTATGGAATAAAATTCTCCAGGCAAACCTATCACACGTTTCACGACAAGCTCATCTTCCTGACTCACGAATAACACTAAATCCAATTTGTTGATATTAGGATCTGTGTACAATAATTCTGTGCCAAAAAATTTAGCGGAAATTGCAAATCCACCTTTCCAAACAAAGACTACTGACCCATGTTCTAGGGTTGGATACATGGAATTCCCTTGGACGGCGTAAATTTGGAATAAAAAGACCCTGACAAATAGTAAAAAACAGAGAAATAAGAAGATGAAGAGGCTTCGTCTCAAGTATCGTTTGAATTTTAACCACCAATCGGGGCCTTTAGTTTCTGTTTCCATATCCATCAAAAAACGATAAAAATCATTCGTGCATTTTTCCCCTTTCCAAAGAATGGAAAAGGAAGTTTCCGTAAATCTGAAGCCTAGAGAAGTCTATGTCACTTACAAAATATCAATTCCGAGCACAGTTTCGCTGTACCAATGACTCTTGTCGCAAAACGTACCCACTCCACCAAGTGATTTATTCCTGTTCCAGTTGTGGTGAACTTCTCAGTGTCGAACATGATTTAGACAGCCTGAAAAAAATCCCCGCCGAGGAATGGAAGTCTACATTTGAATCTCGTTTTCGTTCGAGCCAATTTCCCTATGCTTCTGGAGTTTGGGGAAAAAAAGAATGGGTTCTACCTGAAATCAAAGAGGAAAATATCATCACCTCTGGGGAAGGAACGACCCATCTTTATGATGCTTCTCGATTTGCCAAAGACTTAGGTCTTGGAAGTTTACATGTCAAACAGTGCGGTGTTTCTCATACAGGGTCGTTCAAAGATTTAGGAATGACAGTTCTCGTGAGCCAAGTGAACCAAATGATTGCCGATGGAGTTCCCATCAAGGCAGTTGCTTGTGCCTCTACAGGAGATACTTCCGCAGCCCTTGCTTCTTATGCTGCCAAAGCAGGAATTCCAGCCATTATTTTACTTCCAGCTAACAAGGTATCAACGGCACAGCTCATCCAACCTGTCTCGAATGGAGCCATCGTTCTTGCCTTAGAAACTGACTTTGATGGTTGTATGGCTGTGGTGAAAGAACTCACACAAGAAAAGTCCATTTACTTAGCAAATTCGATGAATTCCCTTCGCATTGAAGGACAAAAATCAATATCCATCGAAATCACTCAACAACTCGGTTGGAAAGTGCCTGATTGGGTTGTGATCCCTGGTGGAAATTTGGGCAATGTATCAGCTCTTGGAATGGGATTTGAAATGTTATTGGAACTAGGTTTGATACAGAAACTTCCAAGGATCATATTGGCACAGGCAAAAAATGCGAGTCCATTGTATGAATCGTATAAGAAAGGTTTTGCGGAGTTTTCTCCCGTCACTGCTGAGAAAACCTTGGCTTCTGCGATTCAAATTGGAGATCCTGTCTCCGTGAAAAAAGCGATCCGTGTTCTGAAGAAATTCAACGGAATTGTCGAAGTGGCGACAGAAGAAGAATTGGCAAATGCGGCCGCCAAAGGGGATTTATATGGACTCTACAACGATCCACATACGGGTGTGGCACTTGCCGCACTTCTAAAATCAATCCAATCAGGAGAGGTAAAACAAGGTGAGTCAGTGGTTGTGATTTCCACTGCGAATGGTCTCAAATTCACAGAATTCAAATTAGCCTTCCATGAAGGAAAGATTCCGAAAGTGGACGAAACCCTTCGGAATGTGATTTTACCATGCAAACCGACTTTGTCTGGTGTGATGGAAATTCTTGGCAAACATTTGAAGAAACCATAAATCGCTAGACAAAACCTCATTCGGCTGGCAACTTCTTTAGGTTTATCGGTATGTCCCAAGAGTTTTCTCTCAGTCCAGATTTTTGTCGTATAGTCGATCAGGCTGTTGAGGCAGGGAAAAAAATTTCCATGATCACCTATGTGATGGGAGACATAGGTGAGGCAAAACTCAAATACATCTTACATAAGATTTTGAGTACCTATGGTCGTGAAGATCTGATGGAACTCTTTTACACATCTGCAAAAGAATTGATCGTCAATTCAACAAAAGCGGCGATCAAACGGATCATTTTTAAAGAATTCGAACTAAACATACAGAGTTTAGAGGATTATGAAGAAGGAATGAAACTCTTCAAATCGAGTTTGAATGAAAGAAAATTCCCCACCTACAAACAAAAAATGAGGGAATCTGGTCTTTTTGTAAAAATCACTTGTATCTATCAAAAAAACAAAATTGATTTAGAAATTAGAAATAATTTTCCATTACTTCCTATCGAAGCCAAAAGAGTAAAAGAAAAGTTTATCAATGCAAAAAAGTATGATAATTTATTTGAATTCTTTATGGAACATGGCGACAGTACAGAAGGTGCGGGTATGGGAATCACAATGGTAGAAATATTATTGTCCCAATCAGGATTTGACCGTCGTTTATTTTCAATCTATTCATCAGAAAGGAAAAAGGAAACAGTAGCGCGAGTGGAAGTTCCATTGGATCATCATCCTAGAACAAATGGAACTCCTGAACAACTGTTCGTAGAATAATGTCAGAACTAAGCTCAAAAGCAGACCAACTAAAAAGACAAGCAGACCTTCTCGGTCTGACAAGAGAAGCCGTATTTACTGATGAACAAGCCAAGGAAGTTTTACAAGGGAAAATTACAGATGGTTATCTTGTAAAAGTAAAAATAGATTTGGATAGTTTGAATGGTATGGTGCTCATTCTTGTGTCTTCCATACGAAAACACATTATGGAACTCTATGCCGTTGTGGGTACGTCTCCCACGTTTCGTCGCATTCGTACCTTTGCAGACCATGTTCAAATATCTACAGACTTAGGTGATATTGGAAAATCAGGTGGATATGATCCTGCCATTTCAGAAAACATTGGTCGCGCCGTTCATAGAGCATTCACCAAAGAGAAGTTAGAAGAACTGCTTCCACTTTGGCAAAAAAAAGACCCATCCCACATTACGGAACTTTTGGAAAAACCAATCCTCACTGCGACAAAAGGAAGGAATATCAAATTACAGGCAGAGGTTGATAAGATCTCCACAGCAAAGTTTCGGTATGAAAATCCTATGAAAGGTGTTATCCTTCCCATCCCGAGACCAGATGATGAAGCTGAGTCAGCACAAGATGCATCCATTCCCTCTATCTCCACAGAGCCACCCAAAGGGGAAGGTTCTGCTTTAGACAGACAGATTGCACAATTCCGAGTTGGTTTCCCAAAAGAACTCAATATGAAAACAGTGATTTCACCTATCAATGGCGTGGAGTTTGATAACCTAATCGAAGGAATGGAAATTTTATTCCGAGTTCCAACAGAAACTCCTGAAGGATTGACGAATGCGCAGATTTTAGGGCTCATCGATGAAGAAGGGAAAATCAAAAAAGAACCTGTGGTGGGTAAATTTTTAGGAATTGCTAGCAACAAAACAGAATACCATATTTTTGCTGAAGGTCCTAATCAGTATTTATTTCACTCCGTAGAAGAACATCCAGTCAAAGTGGCGATTCCAAAACCAGCGACAATTGCTGGCTCTGGTAACAAATCGGGCAACAGTGGATCACAAAAAAAGAAACCTGGCTCCAATCAGCCCCAAGAATCAAAATCTTCTGGCGCCAACTTATTCATGTTAATGGGAGCCTTCATCACTATCGTTCTGATTGGTGTGCTTATCTTTGTGATGGTGATTTTGTAAAGGGATATGCCAATTAATAATAAGTATTTTCAATTGCTTATCTTCCTATTGGAAAGATAAGAATTACAAAAATGTCTTAATTCTTTTTCCAGCTCGCCCATTGGACGCGATTGGTTCCTGTCCCATCAATCGATACGATGACCCAAGTATCTTTTCCAAAAGCGATACCTTTCCAGGAATTGTTAGCTGCTGTTGCTCGTGCAGTCCATGAAATTCCATCGGTGGAAGTCATAATTCGATTGTTACCCGTAAATGATGCTGCCAAATACATTCCGTTCCCATACAAAACTTCATACCAATCGTTTTGTTCTGATGATGTATGTGAAGTCCAATTGATTCCATTAGTTGATGTCATCACTCGATTTGTACCCGATCTAGCAACCGCAACAAATTTTCCTTTTCCATAGGTGACAGAGCGCCAGTCGTTTAGTTCAGCCGATGTACGGAGTGTCCAATTGATTCCGTCAGTGGAAGTTGCAACTTGATTGGTACCGGCGCCAGCGACAGCTACAAATAAATTGTTACCAAAAGTAACACTCCGCCAAGCGTTCGCAACAGGTGCAGACCTTGTTGTCCAGGTGATACCATCTGTTGAAGTTGCCCAGCTTCCTCCACTTGTGACCGCAACAAAGATTCCATTTCCAAACGTAACCCAATCAAAAGTACTACTTGGACTAGTGCGTGCAGTCCAAGTGATGCCATCAGAGGAGCTCATGATTCGATTTGTTCCACTATTTGCAACTGCTACGTAAATATTGTTACCATAAGCAACGCTGAGCCATTGGTTTGCTTCAGAAGCTGATCTTGCTGTCCAAGTAATTCCATCAGCAGAGGTCATCACTCGATTGGTTCCATCTTGTGAAACAGCAACAAATTGATTGGAAGCAAACAAAATCCCTGCCCAAACATTTGCCTCTGTGGCTTGTGCCAAAGTAAAACTACTGAGTGAACATGACTCGGGAGAAGTTTCACAAGTTTTTGACGCATTTAATAATAGATAGGCTTCTAAGAAAGTGCGAGAATCGTTATTTGATTTCGAATAACAAGAATAAAATAGGAAAAAAATACAAATGATAAGGAAGAGAAACGAAAAAGAAAACTACAATTGAACACGAGATACCTCAAAAAATTTAAATCAAACCTCCATTATTAGAAGGGATCTGTGTTAGATTGCAAGAGATTATTTATCGTATTCTAACCCGCAACGACGATGTTCACGAGTTTGCCTTTGACAAAGATCTCTTTTTTGATTTCTTTGCCTGTCCAAAACGGCTTTGCCTTTTCCACTTCTTTGGCAAGAGCAATCGCTTCCTTTTCTTGGATATCTCTTGGAGCTAAAAATTCCCCCCGCATCTTTCCATTCACTTGGACAACAATTGTGATATTAGCATCAATTAAATACTTCTCATCCCATTTTGGATAGGGATGGTAAGCGAGAGATTCTTTGTGTCCTAGTTTTGCCCATAGTTCTTCTGCTAGGTGAGGTGCAAATGGAGACAGTGCTAAAACAAAAGGTTCCAATACTTGTTTTGGTTTTCTTGGATTGCTTGTGAACTCATTGATGAAGATCATCATTTGAGAAACCGCTGTGTTAAAAGAAAAACTGTCGATATCGTCTTTTACTTTTTTGATGGTGCGGTTAAGGGTTTTGAGCTCTGCTTCGTTAGGTTCGATGTCTTCTACAAAGAAGGATTCGTTATCACCTGAGTGAAAGAGACGCCAAACACGATTTAAAAATCGGAACACACCATCCACACCATTTTTACTCCATGGTTTGGACATCTCAAATGGACCCATAAACATCTCAAAAAGTCTTAGAGTATCAGCACCATATTCAGAAACCACATCGTCTGGATTGACAACATTCCCTCGTGACTTAGACATTTTGCCTTTGTCTTCCCCAAGGATGAGACCTTGGTGGACTAATTTTTTAAATGGCTCTGGTGTAGAGACATGGCCCAAATCAAAAAGGATTTTGTGCCAAAATCTGGAGTATAACAAATGTAATACGGCATGCTCTGCTCCACCCACATACACTTCGACAGGCATCCACATCTTTTCAAGTGTTGGATCAATGAGTTTCTCATTGTTTCTTGGATCAATGTAACGAAGGTAATAATAACAAGAACCGGCCCACTGTGGCATGGTATTGGTTTCTCTTTTGCCGATTTCCCCTGTTTCTGGATCCTTATACACTAACCAATCTTTCGCAAGGGCAAGAGGAGATTCACCTGTTCCAGAAGGTTTGAATTCTTCCAAATCAGGAAGAACTAAAGGAAGTTCAGATTCTTTCAGGGCTTTTGGTGTTCCGTCTTCAAAATGCACAAGAGGGATGGGCTCTCCCCAATACCTTTGTCTGGCAAACAGCCAATCTCTGAGTTTGAATTGGATTTTTTTACGACCGATGCCTTTTTTCTCTGCCCAATCCACCATTGTTTGGAAGGCATCTTTGTAAGATTTTCCATCTAACTGCACTTCTGCGGAAGAGGAGTTGATACAAACTGATTCCTTGGAATCAAATGCAAGATTGGGTTCCATTTTCCCATCAATCACTTGTTTGATGGAAAGTTGGAATTTTACAGCAAAATCATAGTCACGTTGGTCGTGCGCTGGAACCGCCATAATGGCACCAGTTCCATAGGAAATTAATACATAATCAGAGATATAAATAGGAACTTTGATGGAAGGATCTGTTGGTAAACTTGCATAACTACCAGTGAATACACCCGTTTTGTCTTTATTCAGCTCTGTTCGTTCTAAATCACTTTTTAGAGAACAATCCTTTTGATAAGATTCAACCGCTTGCTTTTGTTCGGTAGTGGTGAGTTCCGCAACCAATGGATGTTCCGGTGCCAGAACTAGATACGTCGCACCAAAAATTGTATCAGGTCGTGTTGTATACACAGTGATGTCTTTGGATAAGTGAGGAACATGGAAGTTGATTTCTAAACCTTCCGACTTTCCAATCCAATTTCTCTGCATTTCGAGCGTGGATGGTGGCCATTCACAAAGAGATAGATCATTTAAAAGTCGTTCCGCATAAGCAGTGAT containing:
- a CDS encoding penicillin-binding protein; protein product: MTEYKLRFKYIFYFILSLFVVLFFRVVYLTYFNENIINLKASKFVQRGTIYDRRGIELAISRESGTVGIDPSNIYDPDLTAQELSPVLGIPTNKLTEIIRDKQNYFLLKREIELSKAEKIKALSLPGVRVEKEYKRIYPQGSLAASLLGFTGYDDDKALSGIEMLYNLELLSTPDAESTKGNNVHLTIDSIIQYRLEKSLQKAFQQTASKRGIGMIMDTETGKILAMASFPTFDPNHFQDFPIESHTNWPIRHVYEPGSTMKIFVALMLLNEGKILPGERFHCPGYIEIGKTVIRCTDNHGHLNLDEILQYSCNVGIIKAAQKIDEATYYRYLDSFKFGKRTNFSIHEAKGYLPPQNKWNKSTPYFLSIGQGVSVTPIQLITAAAAVVNGGILFEPSVVSQITNSYGELVHEFSTKSELIGIKPGAASKTLNAMGKAVSQGTGKKAYLENYFIAGKTGTSQKAKAGEGYQAGLFTASFLGFFPAEKPKYVGLIVFDEPGGESHTGGGIAAPVFREVVESIIPIVERSEKALVYRLQNQKNKIYKVDPKQMPDLAGLTASEVIQVLKQLKVNYSLEGSGFVKSQDPKANTNLSPNTNVKIVLEP
- the lepB gene encoding signal peptidase I; translated protein: MDMETETKGPDWWLKFKRYLRRSLFIFLFLCFLLFVRVFLFQIYAVQGNSMYPTLEHGSVVFVWKGGFAISAKFFGTELLYTDPNINKLDLVLFVSQEDELVVKRVIGLPGEFYSIQAGRVLIDSTELIENYLPNGTYTSEPSTSVFLNRHHSPFLAMDKQGRIPPGYYLLLGDNRQYSTDSRSFGLVPVEKIKGKVIFYF
- the thrC gene encoding threonine synthase, translating into MSLTKYQFRAQFRCTNDSCRKTYPLHQVIYSCSSCGELLSVEHDLDSLKKIPAEEWKSTFESRFRSSQFPYASGVWGKKEWVLPEIKEENIITSGEGTTHLYDASRFAKDLGLGSLHVKQCGVSHTGSFKDLGMTVLVSQVNQMIADGVPIKAVACASTGDTSAALASYAAKAGIPAIILLPANKVSTAQLIQPVSNGAIVLALETDFDGCMAVVKELTQEKSIYLANSMNSLRIEGQKSISIEITQQLGWKVPDWVVIPGGNLGNVSALGMGFEMLLELGLIQKLPRIILAQAKNASPLYESYKKGFAEFSPVTAEKTLASAIQIGDPVSVKKAIRVLKKFNGIVEVATEEELANAAAKGDLYGLYNDPHTGVALAALLKSIQSGEVKQGESVVVISTANGLKFTEFKLAFHEGKIPKVDETLRNVILPCKPTLSGVMEILGKHLKKP
- a CDS encoding WD40/YVTN/BNR-like repeat-containing protein — translated: MAQATEANVWAGILFASNQFVAVSQDGTNRVMTSADGITWTARSASEANQWLSVAYGNNIYVAVANSGTNRIMSSSDGITWTARTSPSSTFDWVTFGNGIFVAVTSGGSWATSTDGITWTTRSAPVANAWRSVTFGNNLFVAVAGAGTNQVATSTDGINWTLRTSAELNDWRSVTYGKGKFVAVARSGTNRVMTSTNGINWTSHTSSEQNDWYEVLYGNGMYLAASFTGNNRIMTSTDGISWTARATAANNSWKGIAFGKDTWVIVSIDGTGTNRVQWASWKKN